A stretch of Desulfotignum phosphitoxidans DSM 13687 DNA encodes these proteins:
- a CDS encoding PEP/pyruvate-binding domain-containing protein, producing MEKRHDYVLWFEECNLESIPIVGGKNASLGELLSAEIPVPPGFALTTKAYKRFLEQGGIKKEIFKILEDIKPNDMDSGEIASKKIRALIENTPIDENLQDYMGEFYRQLSKKCHVPAVPVAVRSSATAEDLPGASFAGQQDTFLWIRGIDDVFTHVKKCWSSLFAARAIYYRTKMGFPHDKVEISVGVQKMANAWVAGVMFTLNPASGDRASVAIDANWGFGESVVSGECTPDNFIVNKISNEIIKKTISHKTFLYTRNPEKHCIIKQDVPAERQDTQCVVDLDVIELAKIGKKIETHYGKAMDIEWAIDKDTPGKAKIMILQSRPETVWSDKKVTPVMSKRSSALEHICAGLVAGRKVSN from the coding sequence ATGGAAAAAAGACATGACTATGTTCTCTGGTTTGAAGAATGCAATCTGGAATCCATCCCCATAGTGGGAGGCAAAAATGCAAGCCTTGGTGAACTGCTCAGTGCTGAAATACCGGTACCACCGGGCTTTGCCCTAACCACCAAAGCCTATAAACGGTTTCTTGAACAAGGCGGGATAAAAAAAGAAATCTTTAAGATTCTGGAAGACATCAAGCCCAATGACATGGATTCCGGAGAAATAGCCAGTAAAAAAATTCGGGCGCTTATTGAAAACACGCCGATTGACGAAAACCTTCAGGATTATATGGGCGAATTTTACAGACAGCTTTCCAAAAAATGTCACGTCCCTGCTGTTCCCGTGGCTGTGAGATCAAGTGCTACAGCAGAAGATCTGCCCGGAGCCAGCTTCGCCGGCCAGCAGGATACTTTTCTCTGGATAAGAGGTATTGATGATGTGTTTACCCATGTAAAAAAATGCTGGTCCAGCCTCTTCGCTGCAAGAGCCATCTATTATCGAACGAAAATGGGGTTCCCCCACGATAAAGTAGAAATATCGGTGGGTGTCCAAAAAATGGCAAATGCATGGGTCGCCGGTGTTATGTTCACTTTGAATCCTGCCTCCGGAGACAGGGCATCTGTTGCCATTGATGCAAACTGGGGATTCGGGGAAAGTGTTGTCAGCGGCGAATGTACACCGGATAATTTTATCGTCAATAAAATTTCAAATGAAATCATAAAAAAAACCATTTCACATAAAACCTTTCTATACACCCGTAATCCTGAGAAACATTGCATTATAAAACAGGATGTCCCTGCAGAAAGACAGGATACCCAATGCGTGGTGGACCTGGATGTTATCGAGCTTGCCAAAATTGGTAAAAAAATTGAAACCCATTACGGCAAGGCCATGGACATTGAATGGGCTATCGACAAAGACACGCCCGGCAAAGCCAAAATCATGATTCTTCAAAGCCGTCCTGAAACGGTATGGAGTGATAAAAAAGTGACGCCTGTTATGTCCAAAAGATCTTCTGCCCTTGAACATATATGCGCAGGACTTGTCGCCGGCAGAAAAGTAAGTAATTAA